From the Daphnia magna isolate NIES linkage group LG3, ASM2063170v1.1, whole genome shotgun sequence genome, one window contains:
- the LOC116919283 gene encoding LOW QUALITY PROTEIN: uncharacterized protein LOC116919283 (The sequence of the model RefSeq protein was modified relative to this genomic sequence to represent the inferred CDS: deleted 1 base in 1 codon), giving the protein MESVQKPPRGGHLDVGASWDDFYGSSSDLVPTLMDIFDSMIGNQQHNMSPPSPTSDSSCAPAMTAQPAATNNNHLSSNPQPRHFPVLKIVEPGDPLPPLTNGPINNNVTRSGGVRNGTTTSSPRRSVSFRSSELAPGNAAGGGAGTGTITSTASSRCGSSSSSSSLTSLAAPTSVHSATSSSSTSSTSSGHLTSSFASSSCHLTSAESLDDAGGVGVTLAAATASTGGAATVGAGSGSPSRRARSNAVNSDLHHLRHSGDSGDSGVSSPGPPSSEASEQKHSGEEEEDDGDDGCSDNLSYMDRVVMEVVESEAVYVRDLQQVVEGYLYFWRDEGERAPLSPEQATALFGNVDDIYRFNSQFLTQLQSCGLDPVEVARCFVRNNSGFTIYTDYCTNYPRKVSVLTDLMRNEAASRACRERQTQLQHTLPLGSYLLKPVQRILKYHLLLQNIVKHCDRSQTPGYSDIIVALSAMTGIAHHINDMKRKHEHAVRVQEVQSLLDGWPGEDLTTYGELVAEGSFRMYGAKAPRHVFLLDRMLLIVKRKEDGTLGYKVHIMCSNLMLIESVPGEPLSFHVIPFDNPRQQYTLEARNLEQKREWALQLKRVILENYDAVIPHHARQLVLQLGQDQRCNQERPASNNGGQSFERGDYAYSATANAGSNSNTSSAVHHVKRHQHSAPEYLERRKHSTAGLTAKGRSRKGRKSSHDGSSPRESPLIPRRLRRSLDSRDRSVSQDRSDLDHERKFSTNSCPTAAETAKNKVRKFGAWRRRSEPCRETSLVVDQTEAEPTSTNAATGDGKVRDEQPREVSGRLEIASPSSSRALVVDPEPLMQPTCSPQQLQQPQRMVPESLERIVEQLVLQNVEIQRILQRKKRRAAERQPSASSSSLSSSRPYIRSESTTLDEGIYDTLMSPSAPGMMDAVEGVLSDIDGDYVMIRNVGDGHFSRCHLRRSLGNKTPERMVDSSHLAGSGAFPSQQQLQKATLSRSLSCPARGQQAVRVVKKSEASVSESSGAGGNRSLAAVGGRIQKLLNHIGSPDHWSNWIRSLSPPQRRTTTPAEPDASSCRSRSRRDPIDLDVDPMNISTSPCVPSVWLQLQSEHLAEPGKKSGSLPRSFQTPPDLKSRWMDRPITIASDRPAPIDLQTDALELYIRSQQERPSDQTDQHSANEGFDDSLTDIPSTPRVSTDNIHVHPDYKIYRRSASKSSLKTVLSSVSSKLRSGSEHFWGSLFSLSHDDSAVTSPSSAGRQHSKVIHYLANRYALLLRQRHNSLQHNSNPAAAAHSAVIGARIANLSDSADYVIPKYSSPTTPSCYSTSRSDLSSSKSTVSLASKTTWYGTLESTRDAAMQMMMMDSDDSGSEQEDDEDSATGMDGFFYERAFEAVEQLLDGAAADWCCRDSAIFSDRDETGSVTEAAIVKTKPPPPPVASKSQRVHHQQQHSRHRGMAILDRMRSLEENGGVKCSGKEVSASASLENLKSISQRRMELTQAFTSSGKPGDESETSSQHSTSTVNTVVEVHPAGGGLADDSIDPHSPIHQRRMGATGMIQPQMRKGMESPQTTSESANAVPLPKGWVKHIIGKLQGDAK; this is encoded by the exons GTTCGTCTAGCGATTTGGTTCCGACGCTAATGGACATCTTTGACTCGATGATTGGGAACCAACAGCACAACATGTCGCCGCCCTCACCGACGTCGGATTCCTCGTGTGCACCGGCAATGACAGCCCAACCGGCCGCTACTAATAATAATCATCTTTCATCGAATCCACAGCCGCGCCATTTTCCCGTTTTGAAAATCGTGGAGCCTGGCGATCCGTTGCCACCACTCACCAATG GTCCGATCAATAACAACGTGACACGGTCTGGCGGCGTTCGAAATGGAACGACGACTTCGTCTCCCCGCCGTTCCGTGTCTTTCCGTTCGTCTGAATTGGCGCCAGGCAATGCGGCGGGAGGCGGAGCTGGAACAGGGACGATTACATCAACGGCATCGTCCAGGTGTGGCAGTTCGTCTTCCTCGTCGTCGTTGACGTCATTGGCGGCGCCGACCAGTGTCCATTCGGCCACCTCGTCTTCGTCGACATCGTCAACTTCGTCGGGCCATTTGACCTCGTCGTTTGCCTCCTCCTCCTGCCATTTGACTTCGGCTGAAAGTCTGGACGACGCCGGTGGCGTTGGCGTCACGCTGGCGGCGGCCACCGCATCGACTGGTGGTGCAGCCACGGTCGGGGCCGGTTCGGGTTCACCCAGCCGAAGAGCGAGGAGCAACGCCGTCAACAGCGATCTCCATCACTTGAGGCACTCGGGCGATTCGGGCGACAGCGGCGTGAGCAGTCCCGGACCGCCCAGCTCGGAAGCATCGGAGCAGAAGCATTCTGGCGAGGAGGAGGAAGACGATGGCGACGATGGATGCAGCGACAATCTTTCCTACATGGACCGCGTCGTGATGGAAGTGGTCGAATCTGAAGCTGTTTACGTTCGTGACTTGCAACAAGTCGTGGag GGATATTTGTACTTttggcgggatgaaggcgagAGAGCGCCGTTGAGCCCTGAACAAGCGACCGCCCTATTTGGCAACGTTGATGACATTTACCGTTTCAATAGCCAATTCCTGACGCAGTTGCAGTCGTGCGGACTCGATCCCGTCGAGGTAGCCCGCTGTTTTGTTCGCAATAATTCCGGCTTCACCATCTACACCGACTACTGCACCAACTACCCCAG GAAAGTGTCGGTGCTGACAGATCTGATGAGGAACGAGGCGGCCAGTCGGGCGTGTCGGGAGAGACAGACGCAATTGCAACACACGTTGCCGCTTGGCTCGTACCTGCTCAAACCGGTCCAGCGCATCCTCAAGTACCACCTGCTGTTGCAGAACATCGTCAAACATTGCGACCGATCGCAAACGCCCGGCTATTCGGACATAATCGTGGCTCTGTCTGCCATGACGGGCATCGCTCATCACATCAATGACATGAAGCGAAAACACGAACATGCCGTGCGGGTCCAAGAAGTGCAGAGTCTACTGGACGGATGGCCAGGCGAAGATCTGACCACCTACGGCGAACTTGTGGCCGAAGGCTCGTTTCGCATGTACGGAGCCAAAGCTCCCCGCCACGTTTTCCTACTCGATCGCATGTTACTCATCGTCAAACGCAAAGAGGACGGCACCCTGGGCTACAAAGTTCACATTATG TGTTCCAACCTCATGCTGATTGAAAGTGTTCCAGGAGAGCCGCTTAGTTTCCACGTCATCCCGTTTGACAACCCGCGCCAGCAATACACCCTGGAG gctaGGAATTTGGAGCAAAAAAGGGAATGGGCGCTCCAGTTGAAACGTGTCATCCTGGAAAATTACGATGCTGTCATTCCTCATCACGCTCGTCAGCTGGTCCTTCAGCTGGGCCAAGATCAGCGCTGCAACCAAGAACGGCCGGCTAGCAACAACGGCGGTCAGAGTTTTGAGCGCGGAGATTACGCTTACAGCGCCACCGCAAACGCTGGAAGCAACAGCAATACATCGTCGGCTGTCCACCACGTTAAGAGACACCAACATTCGGCTCCTGAGTACCTAGAAAGGCGTAAACACTCGACCGCAGGCTTGACGGCCAAAGGCAGGAGTCGCAAAGGCCGCAAATCGAGCCATGATGGATCCAGTCCGCGAGaa TCGCCGCTCATTCCACGACGATTGCGCAGGAGTTTGGACTCTCGCGATAGGAGCGTCAGTCAAGATAGGAGCGATCTCGATCATGAACGTAAATTTAGCACAAATAGCTGTCCGACGGCGGCGGAAACAGCTAAAAACAAG GTTCGAAAATTCGGAGCGTGGCGGCGTCGTTCCGAACCCTGTCGGGAAACGAGTCTGGTGGTGGACCAGACTGAAGCGGAACCAACGAGTACAAATGCGGCTACTGGCGATGGCAAAGTGCGTGACGAACAACCACGGGAAGTGAGCGGGAGGCTTGAAATTGCCAGTCCGTCATCGTCCAGGGCGCTGGTAGTCGACCCGGAACCTTTAATGCAACCAACATGCTCACCGCAACAACTGCAGCAACCGCAGCGGATGGTACCGGAGAGCCTGGAACGCATCGTCGAACAACTAGTTTTGCAGAATGTCGAAATCCAACGGATCCTGCAGCGCAAGAAGCGCAGGGCAGCCGAACGCCAGCCGTCTGCTTCGTCTTCATCCTTGTCCTCTTCTCGCCCTTACATCCGTTCGGAATCGACGACGTTAGACGAGGGCATCTACGACACGCTCATGTCACCCTCCGCGCCCGGCATGATGGACGCTGTTGAAGGGGTCCTCTCGGACATTGACGGAGATTACGTCATGATACGTAACGTGGGAGACGGACATTTTAGTCGATGTCATTTACGCCGTTCTCTTGGTAACAAGACACCAGAAAGGATGGTCGACTCGTCACACTTGGCCGGCAGTGGGGCTTTTCCATCCCAGCAACAGCTGCAGAAGGCCACCCTCAGCCGCTCGCTGTCCTGTCCAGCGCGTGGCCAGCAAGCCGTTCGAGTGGTCAAGAAATCTGAGGCGTCCGTCTCCGAGAGCTCCGGTGCTGGTGGCAACAGATCTCTGGCGGCAGTCGGTGGTCGCATTCAAAAGCTTTTGAACCACATCGGTTCGCCAGATCACTGGTCGAACTGGATCCGTTCCTTGTCGCCACCGCAACGTCGCACTACTACACCCGCTGAACCAGATGCCAGCAGCTGCAGGAGTCGGTCCAGGAGAGATCCGATCGATTTAGATGTTGATCCGATGAACATATCCACTAGCCCTTGCGTGCCTTCCGTATGGCTGCAGTTGCAGAGCGAGCATCTAGCAGAGCCGGGCAAGAAATCCGGTTCACTTCCTCGCAGTTTCCAG ACTCCGCCCGATTTGAAATCGCGTTGGATGGATCGACCAATCACCATCGCTTCTGATAGGCCGGCTCCCATAGACCTTCAAACGGACGCTTTAGAGCTGTACATCCGCTCACAACAAGAACGTCCATCCGATCAGACTGACCAGCACTCGGCAAACGAAGG GTTCGACGATAGTTTGACCGACATTCCCAGTACTCCGCGTGTCAGTACAGACAACATCCACGTCCATCCTGATTACAAAATTTACCGAAGGAGTGCATCGAAATCGTCGTTGAAAACAGTTTTGTCCTCCGTGTCTTCTAAACTGCGTTCAGGATCGGAGCATTTTTGGGGATCGCTCTTCAGTCTGAGTCACGACGATAGTGCCGTCACTTCGCCCTCTTCCGCCGGCCGGCAACATAGCAAAGTGATTCACTATCTTGCCAACCGCTACGCGCTGTTGTTGAGACAGCGCCACAATAGTCTGCAACACAATAGCAATCCGGCGGCGGCAGCTCACAGCGCCGTCATTGGGGCTCGTATAGCTAATCTGTCAGATTCGGCCGATTACGTCATCCCCAAGTATAGCTCGCCCACAACCCCC AGCTGTTATTCGACATCGCGCTCGGATCTATCGTCTTCCAAATCAACGGTATCCCTGGCGTCGAAGACGACCTGGTACGGGACGCTAGAATCGACGAGAGATGCCGCCATgcaaatgatgatgatggactCTGACGATTCCGGCAGCGAACAAGAAGACGACGAAGATTCTGCTACGGGCATGGATGGATTTTTTTACGAGAGAGCTTTTGAGGCCGTGGAACAATTGCTGGATGGAGCTGCAGCCGACTGGTGCTGTCGTGACAGTGCGATCTTTAGCGACAGGGACGAAACGGGCAGTGTGACTGAAGCGGCCATCGTCAAGACCAAACCGCCACCGCCCCCTGTTGCGTCCAAATCGCAAAGAGTCCACCACCAACAGCAGCACAGTCGCCATCGAGGTATGGCCATTTTAGATCGGATGCGATCGCTCGAAGAAAATGGCGGCGTTAAGTGTTCCGGCAAAGAGGTTTCCGCCAGCGCGTCGCTGGAAAATTTGAAATCCATCAGCCAACGTCGTATGGAGCTAACCCAGGCGTTTACGTCGTCT GGCAAACCGGGAGACGAGAGCGAGACCAGCTCTCAGCACTCGACGTCCACGGTCAACACGGTGGTGGAAGTCCATCCAGCCGGTGGCGGCCTTGCTGACGATTCCATTGACCCTCATTCGCCCATTCATCAACGTCGGATGGGCGCCACCGGGATGATTCAGCCGCAGATGAGGAAAGGGATGGAATCACCGCAAACAACTTCCGAATCGGCCAACGCTGTTCCGTTGCCCAAAGGGTGGGTCAAACATATAATCGGTAAATTGCAAGGCGACGCGAAATag
- the LOC116919289 gene encoding acidic fibroblast growth factor intracellular-binding protein B, whose protein sequence is MKYGRYCWRVVFLFPQFCKILFTFSIDMECSVDVFVGNTTVIDPEIYQLWVDGNSAHEAADVLQKRGILQQWGANMDLLMSDVLDHYRTFHMLEKTLHTPLKLTATGEWTFQIDGDTQQLLIEKYYELDDVVVREVLGKKLSSRHRKDLDEVSEKTAISLRSCRRQFDNVKRIHKLVEELPGHIVNNIQHNFLLSTELSRKYAAVVFIAVNRFETTKRKLQYLNFSDFYHCAHQMIEHWSSTSCHATSMRNQSETETEIETDLDVDRGFLHDLREVRILLDKEKELKHLVCSQLKGRLTDKIYSDMESSFKTHSRSLVLLAGNLNRSRELRSLFVDLVERCVEPLRQARWTSRDLRLFLDYYTPAGVQLFKSDSATALVWERYMKVISSCLVKIYHN, encoded by the exons ATGAAATATGGCAGATACTGTTGGCGAgttgttttcttatttcccCAATTTTGTAAAATATTGTTTACGTTTTCTATTGACATGGAGTGTAGTGTTGATGTGTTTGTAGGAAATACAACCGTCATCGACCCAGAAATAT ATCAACTTTGGGTTGATGGCAATTCCGCGCATGAGGCCGCTGATGTTTTACAAAAAAGAGGAATTCTTCAACAATGGGGAGCAAATATGGATCTGTTAATGTCAGATGTCCTTGATCATTATCGAACATTTCATATGTTAGAAAAGACCTTACATACTCCACTCAAGTTAACAGCTACTGGGGAATGGACATTCCAGATTGACGGAGATACTCAGCAGCTGCTCATTGAAAA ATATTACGAATTGGATGATGTAGTTGTTAGAGAAGTACTTGGAAAGAAACTCTCCTCTAGGCATAGAAAAGATCTGGATGAA GTGTCAGAGAAAACGGCAATATCCCTGAG GTCATGCAGGAGGCAGTTTGATAATGTTAAACGAATTCACAAGCTTGTTGAAGAATTACCAGGCCATATTGTGAACAATATTCAGCATAATTTCCTTCTCTCAACTGAACTGTCAAG GAAATATGCTGCAGTTGTATTTATAGCTGTTAATCGTTTCGAAACAACCAAGAGAAAACTACAGTATTTGAATTTTTCCGATTTTTACCACTGTGCTCATCAGATGATTGAACACTGGTCTTCGACCTCTTGTCATGCTACTTCGATGAGAAATCAGTCAGAAACAGAAACGGAGATTGAAACCGATCTTGATGTTGATAGAGGCTTTTTGCACGACTTAAGAGAAGTACGCATACTGCttgacaaagaaaaagaactcaAACATCTAGTTTGTTCTCAGCTAAAG GGACGCCTAACGGACAAGATTTATTCCGATATGGAGTCGTCTTTTAAAACCCATTCACGTTCACTAGTTCTGTTGGCTGGCAATCTCAATCGATCAAGAGAACTGCGATCGCTCTTCGTAGACTTGGTGGAGCGCTGTGTTGAACCACTTAGGCAAGCCAGGTGGACATCAAGAGATTTGAGACTATTTCTTGATTATTATACACCCGCCGGAGTCCAGCTGTTTAAAAG CGATTCAGCAACAGCGTTGGTGTGGGAGCGTTATATGAAAGTAATCTCCAGCTGCCTAGTCAAAATCTATCATAATTAG